GTAATGAAGCAACTTCAGCCCAAAGAAACACCTCCAGCTATTAGTGTCTAAGCAATTTGACTATGAACTTGTCGTGCCGGACAGTCTGCTTGGAATAGTGGCTGGCCAAACATCCACGTACAGTCTTAAAATTCCATTCAATTACTCCACATATTACCACTTACTAAAACTAGAAACAGTAAAGTTCAGCATGCATTTGGATAACCTGTTTGTGCATATAATTTCCATAGGTAATAGTAATACAAAGGTTAATTTACTTATTTACCACGTTTTCAACAAAGCTAGccgaaaaataaaaagtatacatatatatttgattttgttcCCTCTTAGAGGAAACAAACATTCGCAGACATACCTACgtatgaaaaatgaaatggaaaaagaaatatgaaaggcAATAACAAATTAATTAGAACATGGTACAAGCTTGCTTACTGGGCTTTTGATTGATGGCCCCTAGTTTGCTTCCCTACCCGAAAATGCCATTCATCTCTGTTGACTATCTCATCCACCAGATCCTTAAATATCATTCTCTCAATGTCCAACACAACTGTGGATATATCATTCTGCTGATCAGACCAATTCTCCAGCCGACACATCAAATGGTTGAGCATGTCATCAAAATTTCCATAATTGTTGCTAGCTATTTGGTCAATTTCTGCACATACCTCATGCAAAAGTCGCTGACCAGTTGCAACCTTCTTAGCCAGCACTGGGACACCAAGCCATGGCTCTGAATCTATCACAGGCAACTTGCTGATAAGCACTTCATTTACGGTGTCAAAGAGAAGCCTCCGTTGCACTCTCTCATGATCGGCCTTCTGTTGAATGGGCAGCCCAGGTTTGCTAGCTTCTTCTTTATATAATCGGcttgcttttgtcttttcaagAACAAAGAACAGGTCTTGGTTGATCAAGAACCCAGAAGAGCAAGGATCGATATGTGTAACTATAATATCTGAAGTCAGGTCCTTGAGAAGGAATCCTGATGCTAACAATATCTCAGAAATGTATCTGTGTTCTGGAGTTGTTTTCTCACAGAGAGATGCAATGTAGTCTGTAGCAGCTTCATCATGAGAAGAATTGAGTCGTTGGAGCCTCTGAACAAGGTGCTCCACATTTGTGAACTTATTATGATTACCTTTTATCGATGAAAAATCGAGAGATCTCCTCGTGTTGGACAAACGGTTGTTCGTACATGGCTTCCAGATCTCTTTGCCTGAAACATCATCCATATTTTGGTTTCCATCATCTGCAAATAATGAAACATATACATGAATTTGTTGCCCTCAAGCTACTTTCACTCTGACATGCCTGTACGTGAGTATGAATACCTTTTAAGACATTTGAAACAAGGGACCAAGTAGGTCAAATGTGAAAAGACAAACTGCAGTCGACTATTAGTTGCAGCTAAGGTTGCAACTATGGTAGCACATGCATTTGAGAATTTTTCTCTACGTCAGTGTTCACATGATTTCATGTGTACAGTAGCAagtcatgcatttgagaacttTCTGTCATTGTTCACATGATTTCATGTGTACAAAATCtgttctttttaaattttttgtatagCATACAAGTATAATTTAAATTTGTGATACAGAACATGTTtttaaaacaatcaaatatttatcATGCTTGCTTAACCAGCTAAAATAGCTACAGGCCAACATATTCCAGCTTTCAGATGGACATGACACTCATGGTCCAAGTCTAATAATGAAAATATCAATAATGATGACTAGATCAATTCACTTGAGGTTGGTCAATTATGCTCTCAAATTTTCAGATGCTGAAAATGATATGCATTCTATGTAACAGAAAACAGAGAGAGACCGCATGACAAAAATGGATAACTGTTACTAACCTTTGAAAGGGTGTGTTGTCTTCACAGGAGAAGGCAGATCATCCTTGTAAAATGAATGATCTAGAACAGACACTGGACTAGGCTGTTCAGGCCCTAGACCTCCTAATTCCAGAAATCCACTTTCATCTTTCAAAGTCGATGATGCGCCTTGAATCTGAACAATAAAAAGAATCATGATAAAATATCCAACTCATTACCACAGTAACTGTGACCTGGAAATACATATACAAAGGCAGCTAGTTTGAACTGACTGTAAATGTATTTATTTAGGTATACACTTTCATACTGAAATTTTATTGTAATCATACATCATGGCTCATGATAAGCCAAAGTTAAAATGCTTCCTTGAGTCCTTCCAGAATCATTAGGATACTTAGTCTAGTTAGTTAACCATATGTACAACATTTCACGAGACAAGTGCACATGGTAAATCTGTTTGCATGTCATGCATTTGTAATGAAGTTAGCATGGGATAGGGAAAAGAATACCTTTTCTTCTAAGTTGCTGACTGAAGACTTTTGGAAAACAGAATTCATCTCTGAAGAGCGATCCACACTTGTGACTTCCACATCAAAATGTGATGCAGAACTGATGTTGCTATCTGAACGTGTAGAGGCTTCATTACTTTGATGGTTCAAGTATCTCCCTGTATCACTGCTTTTATCACTTGCATGATCCTCAATGgaacaatccaaatctgatatgCGCTTATTGACTTTGCATCTGATATCAGACTGTTGGCGACGACCAGACTGCTTCCTTAGCTTGCTAGAATCCTGTGAATAATTAGGTTGCCtcgtcttcctttcttcttgtttcccCTGTTGTAGCCGAGGGCTCAAAGATCCTGAATTCTTGGTGGATCTTGTGTCTCTGGTCACCTCTTGAGGTCTAGTCGGTAGTTGAGTAAATCGTGGCTGAGGCTTTTGAGGCCTTCGCAGATTTCCTTCAGTTCTGCTATTGACTTTTCTATTTGCAGAACCTTGACTTTGATTTGCAGTTTCCCTTGTGCTAATTTTGGATGGTAGACCCTGAACTCGACTAGAACCTCTATTGCCATCAATTTCTCGTGGAGTCTTTAAGTCTCTTGTTAATTTATTGCCCTGAGGATAAGTGAAGCCATTGGAATTTATGAAAGATGAGGGGTTGATGTTGGACTTGTCACTAGGTTTTACAGGCCTCATGATAACTATTGGAGATTCATAAGACTTTGGAGAGCAGCTTCCCCTTGTTGGGAGAGAGATTGGGTTATCGTGCTGTGGCATTCGCCTGTTCACAGGCTCCACAGAGGAGACCTGATTGGAGTATGTTTCTGGAGCTTGTAATTGTTGAGTCCTAACTTGATCTTTCTTGGTATCTAGTAACACTTTTGCCTGCACTGCATCCAATAACGCTCTAAGATCTTTCTCAGAATGTTGAAACTTCAGCTCTTTCAATCGTCTTTCAATCTCAGTAAAGACAAAATCAGGTGCTTGAGTTTTTGCTGGAAGATGAGCTTTGGCAGCCTTTCTTGGAGATCCAAGACCACCCTCAAGATGCCGCCATGGAGCTGCTTCAATGGGAACCCGTGAATTAGAAGCTTGTTTCTTTACCAAATCAGTTTTTCTTGCTTGTGGTGACACTGGGTCTATAAGAGAATTTCTTGGTGAGCACAACACTCGATCTAGTCTGGTTTCCAGTTCATGTATTGGTTTTCCTGACGAGCTTGAGTTAGAAATTGGCTCTAGACCCATAAGCTTAGCAACTATACCTGGTCGTTGTCTATTGTCACCAATCTTTTGGTTACTATGATTTTGTAAGTCCTTCAAAGTAGAGCTGGATATGATGTCAAAATTGGAACT
Above is a window of Nymphaea colorata isolate Beijing-Zhang1983 chromosome 8, ASM883128v2, whole genome shotgun sequence DNA encoding:
- the LOC116258696 gene encoding protein LONGIFOLIA 1-like isoform X2 — translated: MSAKLLHALTDDNPDLQKQIGCMTGIFQLFDRHHFVSTRRLYAQQHKRLPSDHPHFRQSNCKVEAEAIAGSPRVSVEKNLIHNQHANIDLSVVSGSSSSCSSSFSSVEFSRTAPSEPSSLDRPLRNAQKSCTSSVDNKHTISSASSQQAHSYTGRQSLDFRDIVKDSMYRDTQRLSVKTRTKEADVNHLTKPRDSPRPLQVPKLLDESPVKHISGKPKVPADLNESLRVLARLKEGPWYLSESRDSPRASHEVKDASWYSVTKEGRRFSYDGKEIPRASCDSRDNYKSMAKLKELPRLSLDERDCSSRSSNFDIISSSTLKDLQNHSNQKIGDNRQRPGIVAKLMGLEPISNSSSSGKPIHELETRLDRVLCSPRNSLIDPVSPQARKTDLVKKQASNSRVPIEAAPWRHLEGGLGSPRKAAKAHLPAKTQAPDFVFTEIERRLKELKFQHSEKDLRALLDAVQAKVLLDTKKDQVRTQQLQAPETYSNQVSSVEPVNRRMPQHDNPISLPTRGSCSPKSYESPIVIMRPVKPSDKSNINPSSFINSNGFTYPQGNKLTRDLKTPREIDGNRGSSRVQGLPSKISTRETANQSQGSANRKVNSRTEGNLRRPQKPQPRFTQLPTRPQEVTRDTRSTKNSGSLSPRLQQGKQEERKTRQPNYSQDSSKLRKQSGRRQQSDIRCKVNKRISDLDCSIEDHASDKSSDTGRYLNHQSNEASTRSDSNISSASHFDVEVTSVDRSSEMNSVFQKSSVSNLEEKIQGASSTLKDESGFLELGGLGPEQPSPVSVLDHSFYKDDLPSPVKTTHPFKGKEIWKPCTNNRLSNTRRSLDFSSIKGNHNKFTNVEHLVQRLQRLNSSHDEAATDYIASLCEKTTPEHRYISEILLASGFLLKDLTSDIIVTHIDPCSSGFLINQDLFFVLEKTKASRLYKEEASKPGLPIQQKADHERVQRRLLFDTVNEVLISKLPVIDSEPWLGVPVLAKKVATGQRLLHEVCAEIDQIASNNYGNFDDMLNHLMCRLENWSDQQNDISTVVLDIERMIFKDLVDEIVNRDEWHFRVGKQTRGHQSKAQWFPRGVLQAVMFAFSFS
- the LOC116258696 gene encoding protein LONGIFOLIA 1-like isoform X3, which codes for MSAKLLHALTDDNPDLQKQIGCMTGIFQLFDRHHFVSTRRLYAQQHKRLPSDHPHFRQSNCKVEAEAIAGSPRVSVEKNLIHNQHANIDLSVVSGSSSSCSSSFSSVEFSRTAPSEPSSLDRPLRNAQKSCTSSVDNKHTISSASSQQAHSYTGRQSLDFRDIVKDSMYRDTQRLSVKTRTKEADVNHLTKPRDSPRPLQVPKLLDESPVKHISGKPKVPADLNESLRVLARLKEGPWYLSESRDSPRASHEVKDASWYSVTKEGRRFSYDGKEIPRASCDSRDNYKSMAKLKELPRLSLDERDCSSRSSNFDIISSSTLKDLQNHSNQKIGDNRQRPGIVAKLMGLEPISNSSSSGKPIHELETRLDRVLCSPRNSLIDPVSPQARKTDLVKKQASNSRVPIEAAPWRHLEGGLGSPRKAAKAHLPAKTQAPDFVFTEIERRLKELKFQHSEKDLRALLDAVQAKVLLDTKKDQVRTQQLQAPETYSNQVSSVEPVNRRMPQHDNPISLPTRGSCSPKSYESPIVIMRPVKPSDKSNINPSSFINSNGFTYPQGNKLTRDLKTPREIDGNRGSSRVQGLPSKISTRETANQSQGSANRKVNSRTEGNLRRPQKPQPRFTQLPTRPQEVTRDTRSTKNSGSLSPRLQQGKQEERKTRQPNYSQDSSKLRKQSGRRQQSDIRCKVNKRISDLDCSIEDHASDKSSDTGRYLNHQSNEASTRSDSNISSASHFDVEVTSVDRSSEMNSVFQKSSVSNLEEKIQGASSTLKDESGFLELGGLGPEQPSPVSVLDHSFYKDDLPSPVKTTHPFKDDGNQNMDDVSGKEIWKPCTNNRLSNTRRSLDFSSIKGNHNKFTNVEHLVQRLQRLNSSHDEAATDYIASLCEKTTPEHRYISEILLASGFLLKDLTSDIIVTHIDPCSSGFLINQDLFFVLEKTKASRLYKEEASKPGLPIQQKADHERVQRRLLFDTVNEVLISKLPVIDSEPWLGVPVLAKKVATGQRLLHEVCAEIDQIASNNYGNFDDMLNHLMCRLENWSDQQNDISTVVLDIERMIFKDLVDEIVNRDEWHFRVGKQTRGHQSKAH
- the LOC116258696 gene encoding protein LONGIFOLIA 1-like isoform X1, translating into MSAKLLHALTDDNPDLQKQIGCMTGIFQLFDRHHFVSTRRLYAQQHKRLPSDHPHFRQSNCKVEAEAIAGSPRVSVEKNLIHNQHANIDLSVVSGSSSSCSSSFSSVEFSRTAPSEPSSLDRPLRNAQKSCTSSVDNKHTISSASSQQAHSYTGRQSLDFRDIVKDSMYRDTQRLSVKTRTKEADVNHLTKPRDSPRPLQVPKLLDESPVKHISGKPKVPADLNESLRVLARLKEGPWYLSESRDSPRASHEVKDASWYSVTKEGRRFSYDGKEIPRASCDSRDNYKSMAKLKELPRLSLDERDCSSRSSNFDIISSSTLKDLQNHSNQKIGDNRQRPGIVAKLMGLEPISNSSSSGKPIHELETRLDRVLCSPRNSLIDPVSPQARKTDLVKKQASNSRVPIEAAPWRHLEGGLGSPRKAAKAHLPAKTQAPDFVFTEIERRLKELKFQHSEKDLRALLDAVQAKVLLDTKKDQVRTQQLQAPETYSNQVSSVEPVNRRMPQHDNPISLPTRGSCSPKSYESPIVIMRPVKPSDKSNINPSSFINSNGFTYPQGNKLTRDLKTPREIDGNRGSSRVQGLPSKISTRETANQSQGSANRKVNSRTEGNLRRPQKPQPRFTQLPTRPQEVTRDTRSTKNSGSLSPRLQQGKQEERKTRQPNYSQDSSKLRKQSGRRQQSDIRCKVNKRISDLDCSIEDHASDKSSDTGRYLNHQSNEASTRSDSNISSASHFDVEVTSVDRSSEMNSVFQKSSVSNLEEKIQGASSTLKDESGFLELGGLGPEQPSPVSVLDHSFYKDDLPSPVKTTHPFKDDGNQNMDDVSGKEIWKPCTNNRLSNTRRSLDFSSIKGNHNKFTNVEHLVQRLQRLNSSHDEAATDYIASLCEKTTPEHRYISEILLASGFLLKDLTSDIIVTHIDPCSSGFLINQDLFFVLEKTKASRLYKEEASKPGLPIQQKADHERVQRRLLFDTVNEVLISKLPVIDSEPWLGVPVLAKKVATGQRLLHEVCAEIDQIASNNYGNFDDMLNHLMCRLENWSDQQNDISTVVLDIERMIFKDLVDEIVNRDEWHFRVGKQTRGHQSKAQWFPRGVLQAVMFAFSFS